ACTCAAGACCTGTACGACAATTTGACCCGCAACCACGGTTGCCAGAATCTGGAACCACGGATGAACAAAGTCGATGCCAGCCTGTGATGCCGCAACAAGCGTGGAAAACATCAATACCCCAAAGCAAAGTCGGCATGAGTGTCCTTTAGCTCCTGCGTTGCCCCCTCGATACTCTCCTGGTATTTCGCGGAGGAGATCGTTCACGGCAATCGCGCGCATCGTCCGTTGGCTTTTGTTGCCGCCCGTTCTGCTTCGCGCATCGCTCGCAGTAGGTTTTGCCCCATGATCTTGTGAATCTGCTCTTGGGAGTAGCCGCGGTTGAGCAGTGCTTGCGTGATCAGCGGGTAGGCGGATACATCGGGCAATTGATCGGGCAATTTTTCGACGCCGTCGAAGTCGGAGCCAAGGCCGACGTGGTCGATGCCGGCGACTTCAACCATGTGGTCGATGTGGTCGACCACGTCATGAATCGTCCCCGGCGGCGTGGGATGTTGCATGCCCCAACGTTTTAACTCTTGTGCGATCTTCTGCTTTGCACTTGGATCTTCGCCGAATTGCGATTGCAACCTTCGCCGCTCGGCGTCGCGTTCGGCGCGCAATTCGGCCGCTGCGGGAACCACAAATCCGGAGTAAAAATTCACCATTGCCACGCCGCCGTTTCTAGCCAGCAGCTTCAGCACGTCGTTGGGCACGTTGCGCGGATGATCCGCCATAGCACGGGCCGATGAATGCGAAAAGATCACCGGCGCTGTGGCCACTCGCAGGGCGTCTTTCATCGTGTCGGACGAGACATGCGATAGATCAACGAGCATTCCCAGCCGGTTCATTTCGCGCACCACCTCTTCGCCAAACTCCGTCAGACCGCCGTGCTGCGGCGAATCGGTCGCCGAGTCGGCCCAATCGAGATTATCGACATGGGTAAGCGTCATATATCGTGCGCCCAGGCCATACAAACGCCGCAAGTTCTCCAAGGAATTCTCGATGGAGTAGCCCCCTTCGACGCCGATCATCGAAGCGATTTTTCCCGCTTGATGAATGCGCTCGATGTCGTCCGCCGTGAGAGCCAGTTCGAACACATTGGGATAGTGCTCGATCATGTTCTTCACCAGTTCGATTTGGTCGAGCGTGCTTGTAAGCGCAGTGCCGTCGTAGGCGGTATCATTGCTGACATAGACCGACCAAAACTGCGCTCCGACACCCCCTTCTCGCAGCCGCGGAATGTCGGTGTGCGTCTGCTGTTGTCGCTGGGCGATGTCGAACGTGTCGAACGACGATTGACCGAGTTGGCGAAGCCGATACAGCAAATCGTTGTGGCCGTCAATCAACAATCCCTCGCGATGAATTTGTAGGGCCTGGGGTGTGACGACAACTCTTGGCCGTGGCGTAGCTGCGGCCCGGTCGGTTTCAGCGGCGTTGGCCCGCGGTGCGGTCACAAGGATTGCGAAGACGGCTGAGCAATGGAGCAATTGACGCTGCATGTCGAATCGGGGTTGAGTGTCTTGCCCCACGTTGCCTCTCACCGTGAGATGTTCTCTCCATCGCGATGAATGACGTGCGACTTTATCTGAGCCGCCCCAACGGCAAGCGAACGAGGAAAAGCATACGAACTCTCACCGCAGAAAGCAAAGGTCGCCGAGAGTGCCGATACCTCTCGGCAGGATTGGCTGTTGGCGTCACGATGCGATTTTCAAAAAATTGGGTCTTCGCCAGAATTTGTGGGTGTTTTGGGACAGGATCGGTGATTGGATGAATGGATTTTCTGAGGCATGGCAGGACAAAAGA
This genomic interval from Pirellulales bacterium contains the following:
- a CDS encoding dipeptidase encodes the protein MGQDTQPRFDMQRQLLHCSAVFAILVTAPRANAAETDRAAATPRPRVVVTPQALQIHREGLLIDGHNDLLYRLRQLGQSSFDTFDIAQRQQQTHTDIPRLREGGVGAQFWSVYVSNDTAYDGTALTSTLDQIELVKNMIEHYPNVFELALTADDIERIHQAGKIASMIGVEGGYSIENSLENLRRLYGLGARYMTLTHVDNLDWADSATDSPQHGGLTEFGEEVVREMNRLGMLVDLSHVSSDTMKDALRVATAPVIFSHSSARAMADHPRNVPNDVLKLLARNGGVAMVNFYSGFVVPAAAELRAERDAERRRLQSQFGEDPSAKQKIAQELKRWGMQHPTPPGTIHDVVDHIDHMVEVAGIDHVGLGSDFDGVEKLPDQLPDVSAYPLITQALLNRGYSQEQIHKIMGQNLLRAMREAERAATKANGRCARLP